The following are encoded together in the Rhinopithecus roxellana isolate Shanxi Qingling chromosome 5, ASM756505v1, whole genome shotgun sequence genome:
- the PSMC6 gene encoding 26S proteasome regulatory subunit 10B isoform X2 yields MDQSSPVREQLKELTKQYEKSENDLKALQSVGQIVGEVLKQLTEEKFIVKATNGPRYVVGCRRQLDKSKLKPGTRVALDMTTLTIMRYLPREVDPLVYNMSHEDPGNVSYSEIGGLSEQIRELREVIELPLTNPELFQRVGIIPPKGCLLYGPPGTGKTLLARAVASQLDCNFLKVVSSSIVDKYIGESARLIREMFNYARDHQPCIIFMDEIDAIGGRRFSEGTSADREIQRTLMELLNQMDGFDTLHRVKMIMATNRPDTLDPALLRPGRLDRKIHIDLPNEQARLDILKIHAGPITKHGEIDYEAIVKLSDGFNGADLRNVCTEAGMFAIRADHDFVVQEDFMKAVRKVADSKKLESKLDYKPV; encoded by the exons ATGGACCagtccagcccag TAAGGGAACAATTAAAAGAACTTACCAAGCAGTACGAAAAGTCTGAGAATGATCTGAAGGCCCTACAAAGTGTCGGGCAG atTGTGGGTGAAGTGCTTAAACagttaactgaagaaaaat TCATTGTTAAAGCTACCAATGGACCAAGATATGTTGTGGGTTGTCGTCGACAG CTTGACAAAAGTAAGCTGAAGCCAGGAACGAGAGTTGCTTTGGATATGACTACACTAACTATCATGAG ATATTTGCCAAGAGAGGTGGATCCATTGGTTTATAACATGTCTCATGAGGACCCTGGGAATGTTTCTTATTCTGAGATTGGAGGGCTATCAGAACAGATCCGGGAATTAAGAGAG GTGATAGAATTACCTCTTACAAACCCAGAGTTATTTCAGCGTGTAGGAATAATACCTCCAAAAGGCTGTTTGTTATATGGACCACCAG GTACGGGAAAAACACTCTTGGCACGAGCCGTTGCTAGCCAGCTGGACTGCAATTTCTTAAAG GTTGTATCTAGTTCTATTGTAGACAAGTACATTGGTGAAAGTGCTCGTTTGATCAGAGAAATGTTTAATTATGCCAGAGACCATCAACCATGCATTATTTTTATGGATGAAATAGATGCTATTG GTGGTCGTCGGTTTTCTGAGGGTACTTCAGCTGACAGAGAGATTCAGAGAACGTTAATGGAG TTACTGAATCAAATGGATGGATTTGATACTCTGCATAGAGTTAAAATGATCATGGCTACAAACAGACCAGATACACTGGATCCTGCTTTGCTGCGTCCAGGAAGATTAGATAGAAAAATAC atattgaTTTGCCAAATGAACAAGCAAGGTTAGACATACTGAAAATCCACGCAGGTCCCATTACAAAGCATGGTGAAATAG ATTATGAAGCAATTGTGAAGCTTTCAGATGGCTTTAATGGAGCAGACCTGAGAAATGTTTGTACTGAAGCAG GTATGTTCGCAATTCGTGCTGATCATGATTTTGTAGTACAAGAAGACTTCATGAAAGCAGTCAGAAAAGTGGCTGATTCTAAGAAGCTAGAGTCTAAACTGGACTACAAACCTGTGTAA
- the PSMC6 gene encoding 26S proteasome regulatory subunit 10B isoform X1, producing the protein MAIPGIPYERRLLIMADPRDKALQDYRKKLLEHKEIDGRLKELREQLKELTKQYEKSENDLKALQSVGQIVGEVLKQLTEEKFIVKATNGPRYVVGCRRQLDKSKLKPGTRVALDMTTLTIMRYLPREVDPLVYNMSHEDPGNVSYSEIGGLSEQIRELREVIELPLTNPELFQRVGIIPPKGCLLYGPPGTGKTLLARAVASQLDCNFLKVVSSSIVDKYIGESARLIREMFNYARDHQPCIIFMDEIDAIGGRRFSEGTSADREIQRTLMELLNQMDGFDTLHRVKMIMATNRPDTLDPALLRPGRLDRKIHIDLPNEQARLDILKIHAGPITKHGEIDYEAIVKLSDGFNGADLRNVCTEAGMFAIRADHDFVVQEDFMKAVRKVADSKKLESKLDYKPV; encoded by the exons ATGGCCATTCCCGGCATCCCCTATGAGAGACGGCTTCTCATCATGGCGGACCCTAGAGATAAGGCGCTTCAGGACTACCGCAAGAAGCTGCTTGAGCACAAGGAGATCGACGGCCGTCTTAAGGAGT TAAGGGAACAATTAAAAGAACTTACCAAGCAGTACGAAAAGTCTGAGAATGATCTGAAGGCCCTACAAAGTGTCGGGCAG atTGTGGGTGAAGTGCTTAAACagttaactgaagaaaaat TCATTGTTAAAGCTACCAATGGACCAAGATATGTTGTGGGTTGTCGTCGACAG CTTGACAAAAGTAAGCTGAAGCCAGGAACGAGAGTTGCTTTGGATATGACTACACTAACTATCATGAG ATATTTGCCAAGAGAGGTGGATCCATTGGTTTATAACATGTCTCATGAGGACCCTGGGAATGTTTCTTATTCTGAGATTGGAGGGCTATCAGAACAGATCCGGGAATTAAGAGAG GTGATAGAATTACCTCTTACAAACCCAGAGTTATTTCAGCGTGTAGGAATAATACCTCCAAAAGGCTGTTTGTTATATGGACCACCAG GTACGGGAAAAACACTCTTGGCACGAGCCGTTGCTAGCCAGCTGGACTGCAATTTCTTAAAG GTTGTATCTAGTTCTATTGTAGACAAGTACATTGGTGAAAGTGCTCGTTTGATCAGAGAAATGTTTAATTATGCCAGAGACCATCAACCATGCATTATTTTTATGGATGAAATAGATGCTATTG GTGGTCGTCGGTTTTCTGAGGGTACTTCAGCTGACAGAGAGATTCAGAGAACGTTAATGGAG TTACTGAATCAAATGGATGGATTTGATACTCTGCATAGAGTTAAAATGATCATGGCTACAAACAGACCAGATACACTGGATCCTGCTTTGCTGCGTCCAGGAAGATTAGATAGAAAAATAC atattgaTTTGCCAAATGAACAAGCAAGGTTAGACATACTGAAAATCCACGCAGGTCCCATTACAAAGCATGGTGAAATAG ATTATGAAGCAATTGTGAAGCTTTCAGATGGCTTTAATGGAGCAGACCTGAGAAATGTTTGTACTGAAGCAG GTATGTTCGCAATTCGTGCTGATCATGATTTTGTAGTACAAGAAGACTTCATGAAAGCAGTCAGAAAAGTGGCTGATTCTAAGAAGCTAGAGTCTAAACTGGACTACAAACCTGTGTAA